The following proteins come from a genomic window of Mycolicibacterium rufum:
- the rpsI gene encoding 30S ribosomal protein S9, producing the protein MTEPEYTTETVEAPETGAYVESEAAPREPVVIDRPIQTVGRRKEAVVRVRLVPGTGQFHLDGRTLENYFPNKVHQQLIKAPLVTVDRLEQFDIYAHLDGGGPSGQAGALRLAIARALIIVQPEDRPALKRAGFLTRDPRAIERKKYGLKKARKAPQYSKR; encoded by the coding sequence GTGACCGAACCCGAGTACACGACCGAGACCGTCGAGGCTCCCGAGACCGGTGCCTACGTCGAGTCCGAGGCGGCTCCCCGCGAGCCCGTCGTGATCGACCGTCCGATCCAGACCGTCGGCCGCCGCAAGGAGGCCGTCGTCCGCGTCCGCCTGGTGCCCGGCACCGGCCAGTTCCACCTCGACGGCCGCACCCTGGAGAACTACTTCCCGAACAAGGTGCACCAGCAGCTCATCAAGGCGCCGCTGGTCACCGTCGATCGGCTGGAGCAGTTCGATATCTACGCCCACCTCGACGGTGGCGGCCCCTCGGGCCAGGCCGGCGCGCTGCGCCTGGCCATCGCCCGGGCGCTCATCATCGTCCAGCCCGAGGACCGGCCCGCGCTCAAGCGCGCCGGCTTCCTCACGCGTGACCCGCGTGCCATTGAGCGCAAGAAGTACGGTCTGAAGAAGGCCCGCAAGGCGCCTCAGTACAGCAAGCGCTGA
- a CDS encoding acyl-CoA dehydrogenase family protein, whose protein sequence is MPVERLLPTDEAHELIGLARQISDKVLDPIVDRHERDETYPEGVFATLGEAGLLSLPYPEEWGGGGQPYEVYLQVLEEIAARWAAVAVAVSVHGLSCHPVMTFGTDDQRDRWLPEMLGGSTIGAYSLSEPQAGSDAAALTCKATAVDGGYRITGSKAWITHGGIADFYDLFARTGEGSQGISCFLVPGDTEGLTFGKPEEKMGLHAIPTTAAHYDDAFLDTDRRIGGEGQGLQIAFSALDSGRLGIAAVAVGLAQAALDAAVDYSQERTAFGRKIIDHQGLAFVLADMAAAVDAARATYLDAARRRDAGMAYSRQASVAKLTATDAAMKVTTDAVQVFGGAGYTRDYRVERYMREAKIMQIFEGTNQIQRLVISRHLARG, encoded by the coding sequence ATGCCTGTGGAGCGGCTGCTACCCACCGATGAGGCGCACGAGCTCATTGGGCTCGCCCGCCAGATCTCCGACAAGGTCCTCGATCCGATCGTCGACCGGCACGAGCGCGACGAGACCTACCCCGAGGGCGTGTTCGCCACGCTCGGCGAGGCGGGGCTGCTGAGCCTGCCGTATCCCGAGGAGTGGGGCGGCGGCGGTCAGCCCTACGAGGTGTACCTGCAGGTGCTCGAGGAGATCGCGGCGCGCTGGGCGGCCGTGGCCGTCGCCGTCAGCGTGCACGGCCTGTCGTGCCATCCGGTGATGACCTTCGGCACCGACGACCAGCGTGACCGTTGGCTTCCCGAGATGCTCGGCGGATCGACGATCGGCGCCTACAGCCTGTCCGAACCGCAGGCCGGATCCGACGCGGCCGCGCTGACGTGCAAGGCCACCGCCGTCGACGGCGGCTATCGCATCACCGGATCGAAGGCCTGGATCACCCACGGCGGAATCGCGGACTTCTACGACCTGTTCGCCCGCACCGGGGAGGGCAGCCAGGGCATCTCGTGCTTTCTGGTGCCCGGTGACACCGAGGGTCTGACCTTCGGCAAGCCCGAGGAGAAGATGGGCCTGCACGCGATACCCACCACCGCGGCGCACTACGACGACGCGTTCCTCGACACCGATCGGCGGATCGGCGGCGAAGGCCAGGGTCTGCAGATCGCCTTCAGCGCCCTGGATTCCGGGCGCCTGGGCATTGCGGCCGTCGCCGTCGGGCTCGCCCAGGCTGCGCTGGACGCGGCGGTGGACTACAGCCAGGAGCGGACAGCCTTCGGCCGCAAGATCATCGATCACCAGGGGCTGGCGTTCGTGCTCGCCGATATGGCCGCCGCGGTCGACGCCGCGAGGGCGACATATCTGGACGCGGCGCGGCGCCGCGATGCCGGCATGGCGTACTCGCGGCAGGCGTCGGTGGCGAAGCTGACCGCCACCGACGCCGCGATGAAGGTCACCACCGATGCCGTGCAGGTCTTCGGCGGCGCCGGCTACACGCGCGACTATCGCGTGGAGCGCTACATGCGCGAGGCGAAGATCATGCAGATCTTCGAGGGCACCAACCAGATCCAGCGGCTGGTGATCAGCCGCCATCTCGCGCGCGGCTGA
- a CDS encoding TetR/AcrR family transcriptional regulator — MSTPAFATRRRTELFDALVALFLAEGFAHLTLDDIAARLRCSKSTLYTLAASKEQLVSAATVHFFRSATEFVETRVAAADGARERIAAYLSAVGAALDPASDRFMADLDAFPPARVTYEKNTRIAARRVRELIAAGVADGEFRDVHAAFAAELVATMMVHIQQRAVRERTGLDDADAYRELAAILTGGIQA, encoded by the coding sequence GTGAGCACGCCCGCGTTCGCCACCCGCCGGCGCACGGAGCTGTTTGACGCGCTGGTCGCGCTGTTCCTCGCCGAGGGCTTCGCCCACCTGACGCTCGACGACATCGCGGCCCGGCTGCGCTGTTCGAAGTCCACGCTCTACACGCTCGCGGCCAGCAAGGAGCAGCTGGTCTCGGCGGCCACGGTGCACTTCTTCCGGTCCGCCACCGAGTTCGTCGAAACCCGGGTCGCCGCCGCCGATGGCGCCCGGGAGCGGATCGCGGCGTACCTGTCGGCGGTGGGCGCGGCGCTCGACCCGGCGTCCGACCGGTTCATGGCAGACCTCGACGCATTCCCCCCGGCGCGCGTCACCTACGAGAAGAACACCCGCATCGCGGCGCGGAGGGTGCGGGAACTGATCGCCGCCGGTGTCGCCGACGGCGAATTCCGGGACGTCCATGCGGCTTTCGCCGCCGAGCTGGTCGCGACGATGATGGTGCACATCCAGCAGCGCGCCGTGCGCGAACGCACCGGGCTCGACGACGCGGACGCCTACCGCGAGCTCGCCG
- a CDS encoding type VII secretion target, producing MRAIAREYETAAGIVDGAARHHLGALMFGGSTAGRAYVAHGEALRGALDEVVSALRQWSRASAEIASVLRSSAERYVDADARAAERVG from the coding sequence GTGCGCGCAATCGCGCGGGAATACGAGACGGCGGCCGGCATCGTCGACGGTGCGGCGCGACATCACCTGGGCGCGTTGATGTTCGGCGGGTCGACTGCCGGGCGGGCCTATGTCGCGCACGGGGAGGCGCTGCGCGGGGCGCTCGACGAGGTGGTGTCGGCGCTGCGGCAGTGGTCGCGTGCCTCCGCGGAGATCGCGTCGGTACTGCGATCCTCCGCCGAGCGCTACGTCGACGCGGATGCGCGCGCCGCCGAGCGGGTGGGGTAG
- the glmM gene encoding phosphoglucosamine mutase: MARLFGTDGVRGVANQDLTAELAMALGAASARRLIRAGTARRRVAVVGRDPRASGEMLEAAVLAGVTSEGVDVLRVGVLPTPAVAYLTGAYDADFGVMISASHNPMPDNGIKIFGSGGHKLDDDTEDRIEELVHQGPGNRPTGADIGRVVDAEDALQRYLRHVGTAAATRLDGLTVVVDCAHGAASIAAPLAYRDAGANVLPIHAEPDGLNINDGCGSTHMESLRSAVVSYGADLGLAHDGDADRCLAVDAHGRIIDGDAIMVVLALAMQEAGELARNTLVATVMSNMGLHLAMRAAGIEVRTTGVGDRYVLEELRAGAFALGGEQSGHIVLPGFGTTGDGIVTGLRLMARMAQTGRGLADLAAPMQTLPQVLINVEVADKATVADAPSVRDTVAAVEAELGDTGRILLRPSGTEQVVRVMVEAADEDTARQLAVRVAESVSAES, encoded by the coding sequence ATGGCTCGACTGTTCGGCACCGACGGTGTGCGTGGGGTCGCCAATCAGGACCTGACCGCCGAACTGGCGATGGCCCTGGGCGCCGCCTCGGCGCGGCGGCTGATCAGGGCAGGCACCGCCCGGCGGCGCGTGGCCGTGGTGGGCCGCGATCCCCGCGCCAGCGGCGAGATGCTCGAGGCGGCCGTGCTCGCCGGGGTGACCAGCGAAGGCGTCGACGTGCTGCGCGTCGGCGTGCTCCCGACCCCCGCCGTGGCGTATCTGACCGGCGCCTACGACGCCGACTTCGGCGTGATGATCTCCGCCTCCCACAACCCGATGCCCGACAACGGCATCAAGATCTTCGGTTCCGGCGGGCACAAACTCGACGACGACACCGAGGACCGCATCGAGGAACTCGTCCACCAGGGGCCCGGGAACCGGCCGACCGGCGCGGACATCGGCCGCGTCGTCGACGCCGAGGACGCGCTGCAGCGCTACCTGCGCCACGTCGGCACCGCGGCGGCCACCCGCCTCGACGGCCTGACCGTCGTCGTCGACTGCGCGCACGGGGCGGCCTCGATCGCGGCGCCGCTGGCGTACCGCGACGCCGGCGCCAACGTGCTCCCGATCCACGCCGAACCCGACGGCCTGAACATCAACGACGGCTGCGGTTCCACGCACATGGAGTCGCTGCGCTCGGCGGTGGTGTCCTACGGCGCCGACCTCGGCCTCGCCCACGACGGCGACGCCGACCGGTGCCTGGCCGTCGACGCGCACGGCCGGATCATCGATGGGGACGCGATCATGGTGGTGCTCGCGTTGGCCATGCAGGAGGCCGGTGAGCTGGCGCGCAACACACTGGTGGCGACGGTGATGAGCAACATGGGTCTGCACTTGGCGATGCGGGCGGCCGGTATCGAGGTCCGCACCACCGGCGTCGGCGACCGCTACGTGCTCGAAGAACTTCGCGCCGGGGCGTTCGCGCTGGGCGGCGAACAGTCCGGGCACATCGTGCTGCCCGGGTTCGGCACGACCGGCGACGGCATCGTCACCGGGCTGCGGTTGATGGCCCGGATGGCCCAGACGGGCCGCGGCCTGGCCGACCTGGCGGCGCCGATGCAGACCCTGCCGCAGGTGCTGATCAACGTCGAGGTGGCGGACAAGGCGACCGTCGCCGACGCACCGTCAGTGCGCGACACCGTGGCCGCCGTGGAGGCGGAGCTCGGTGACACCGGCCGAATCCTGCTGCGTCCCTCGGGAACCGAACAGGTCGTTCGGGTGATGGTGGAGGCCGCCGACGAGGACACCGCGCGGCAGCTGGCGGTGCGGGTGGCGGAGTCGGTCAGCGCGGAAAGCTGA